A section of the Rummeliibacillus pycnus genome encodes:
- a CDS encoding 4-hydroxyphenylacetate 3-hydroxylase family protein: MNNWLKHFQDGRNVWLNGEKVENLIEHDAFKGTIQTISTLMREIEERDEVGFWNETLNQHSHKAFLIPKTLEDLQQRKAAFQFWSKKTYGVMSRLSDYAYSLITGYYIDRFEFDVYDPEFSRKIEKYFHEVQTEKRLVTTAIADPQIDRSKPIEERDEDAILRIVKETDEGVVIRGAKMIATGAPYVDDVIINTPFKDKEREKTYANFFIVPVNSKGLQIICRDSYACTDIEKYPLSSQYDEMDAVLIFDDVLVSWDRVFIHGSAEGVTKAHRHQQLNSLAHHQTVVRLLVKLQFIAGVATAIAESIGANHFLHVQEKLGELYTQIDSIEALLISAEVQGKPSEKGIFLPDSVPLQVARNLGTHYYGEALQILKQIGAGGYTQLPSTLINRYDQSLIPLLEKYYKGVSVDAKTKTTLLRIGWELIGSTLGTRHDLYERYYTGDPVRINEQFFENYDKKYLEKRLENFFGKYKIQEELYEHETTI, translated from the coding sequence ATGAACAACTGGTTAAAACACTTTCAAGATGGTAGAAATGTTTGGTTGAATGGTGAAAAAGTTGAAAATTTAATCGAGCATGATGCCTTTAAAGGGACTATTCAAACCATCTCTACTTTGATGAGAGAAATTGAAGAAAGAGACGAAGTTGGCTTTTGGAATGAGACATTAAATCAACACTCTCATAAAGCCTTTCTAATTCCTAAGACATTAGAAGATTTACAGCAAAGAAAAGCAGCTTTTCAATTTTGGTCGAAAAAAACATACGGTGTAATGAGTAGACTATCTGATTATGCCTATTCTTTAATCACTGGTTATTACATTGACCGATTTGAGTTTGATGTTTATGATCCCGAATTTTCTCGAAAGATTGAAAAATATTTTCATGAAGTACAAACAGAAAAACGTCTAGTGACGACTGCGATTGCAGATCCTCAAATCGATCGTTCTAAACCGATTGAAGAGCGTGATGAAGATGCGATTTTACGAATCGTTAAGGAAACAGATGAGGGTGTCGTCATACGAGGTGCAAAAATGATTGCTACTGGAGCTCCTTATGTAGATGATGTAATTATTAACACACCATTTAAAGATAAAGAACGCGAAAAAACGTATGCAAACTTCTTTATAGTTCCTGTAAATTCAAAGGGATTACAAATTATTTGTCGAGATAGTTATGCATGTACAGATATTGAAAAGTATCCTCTGTCTAGCCAATATGATGAAATGGATGCCGTTTTAATCTTTGATGATGTATTGGTTTCTTGGGATCGAGTATTTATCCATGGTTCAGCTGAAGGAGTTACCAAGGCACATCGCCATCAACAACTGAATTCTTTAGCACATCATCAAACGGTTGTGCGATTATTAGTCAAATTACAATTTATTGCTGGTGTTGCAACAGCAATTGCAGAGTCAATTGGCGCCAATCATTTTTTGCATGTGCAAGAAAAGTTAGGCGAATTATACACACAAATTGATAGTATTGAAGCACTTCTTATCTCAGCAGAAGTTCAAGGAAAGCCATCAGAGAAAGGCATTTTCCTACCAGATAGCGTTCCACTTCAAGTCGCAAGAAATTTAGGAACGCATTATTATGGAGAGGCTCTCCAGATTTTAAAACAAATTGGTGCTGGAGGTTATACACAACTTCCTTCTACTCTCATCAATCGCTATGATCAATCATTAATTCCTTTATTAGAAAAATATTATAAAGGTGTGAGCGTCGATGCTAAAACAAAAACGACTTTATTAAGAATAGGTTGGGAGTTAATAGGTAGTACTTTAGGAACGCGTCATGATTTATATGAACGATATTATACAGGTGATCCTGTTCGAATAAACGAACAATTTTTTGAAAATTACGATAAAAAATATCTAGAAAAAAGATTAGAAAACTTCTTCGGTAAATACAAAATACAGGAGGAATTGTATGAACACGAAACAACCATATAG
- a CDS encoding lysozyme inhibitor LprI family protein: MRKLSYIILVGALLAGCGNSEEPKNSAESANSTYTKAVEQGKLALTDGDINKALASFELALDEKPEDSQAKNYVAQLKKTKEIENLIDDKQYKNAMKEADGLLDSTDILNSVSGQVENLRQEAKKKQAKMLAAKTKKEKTSSSNISASPSQQPTSTKENMYQVYSNRASSIVTNYDNPAAMIDGTTQGSEDKMINAENARYAQWDALLNDLYGTLKTKLSASDFNRLRNYQRQWINDRDATADQASTDAESMDSYTPKVSHAMSLAEVTKERCYELLNDYAAQLQR, translated from the coding sequence GTGAGAAAATTGTCATACATAATTTTAGTAGGAGCGCTATTAGCTGGTTGCGGTAATAGTGAAGAACCTAAAAATAGTGCAGAAAGTGCAAATTCTACATATACAAAAGCTGTAGAGCAGGGAAAACTCGCATTAACAGATGGGGATATTAATAAAGCATTAGCGTCTTTTGAATTAGCGCTCGATGAAAAACCAGAAGATTCACAAGCCAAAAACTATGTAGCGCAATTAAAGAAAACAAAAGAGATCGAAAACTTAATCGATGATAAGCAATATAAAAATGCGATGAAGGAAGCAGATGGATTACTTGATTCGACAGATATACTCAATAGCGTTAGTGGACAAGTGGAGAATCTACGCCAAGAAGCAAAGAAAAAACAAGCTAAAATGCTTGCTGCTAAAACGAAAAAAGAGAAAACTTCTTCAAGTAACATCAGTGCATCTCCATCTCAACAACCAACATCAACAAAAGAGAATATGTATCAAGTCTATTCAAATCGTGCATCTTCAATTGTTACAAATTATGATAATCCCGCTGCAATGATTGATGGTACAACACAAGGTTCAGAAGACAAAATGATTAATGCAGAAAATGCACGTTATGCACAGTGGGATGCGTTGCTAAATGATCTCTATGGTACATTAAAAACAAAATTATCTGCTAGTGATTTTAATCGACTACGAAACTACCAACGCCAATGGATTAATGACCGCGATGCCACTGCAGACCAAGCGAGTACAGATGCAGAAAGTATGGATTCGTACACACCAAAAGTATCACACGCTATGTCTTTAGCAGAGGTTACGAAAGAGCGTTGTTATGAATTATTAAATGATTATGCAGCTCAACTTCAACGATAA
- a CDS encoding MetQ/NlpA family ABC transporter substrate-binding protein, with protein sequence MLQLKRLLLSFLLLFTFSFIAACGNNSNTKTTTDKANADETKIIRIGFTPGPYSDQVKKGIAPILKKKGYEVKYTEFTNGNEVNFALAKGDLDADIFQHTAYFKNFISENNLDLTEVLKVPTAPMGLYSDKFDSYKNLSKSKEYSIAIPNDPPNIARALRILEQVNLIKLKDNYKPITVSTKDIQSYNVKIKFVEVEQAQLARTIPDVDFALVNGNFILASHRKLSDSLYLENPPYEYQNLIAVRTEDKNKQFVKDLIETYKSENFQNLIETDPEFKGFWMPTYFKK encoded by the coding sequence GTGTTACAGTTGAAAAGATTACTACTGAGTTTTTTATTACTTTTTACCTTCAGCTTTATTGCTGCTTGCGGAAATAATAGCAATACAAAAACAACTACAGACAAAGCAAATGCAGACGAAACAAAGATTATTCGTATTGGTTTTACACCAGGACCTTATAGTGATCAAGTGAAAAAAGGGATTGCCCCCATTTTAAAAAAGAAAGGGTATGAAGTGAAATACACTGAATTTACAAATGGAAATGAAGTAAACTTTGCTTTAGCAAAGGGTGATCTTGATGCAGATATTTTCCAACATACTGCTTATTTTAAAAATTTTATCTCTGAAAATAATTTAGATTTAACAGAAGTATTGAAAGTACCTACTGCACCGATGGGGTTATATTCTGACAAATTTGATAGCTATAAGAATCTAAGTAAATCTAAAGAATATTCAATTGCCATACCAAATGATCCGCCCAATATTGCTCGTGCATTACGAATTTTAGAACAAGTGAACTTGATCAAGCTCAAAGATAATTACAAACCAATAACTGTGAGTACAAAGGATATCCAATCTTATAATGTGAAAATTAAATTTGTAGAGGTAGAGCAGGCTCAATTAGCACGTACAATTCCTGATGTTGATTTTGCGCTTGTAAATGGAAACTTTATATTAGCCTCTCATCGAAAATTATCAGATAGCTTGTATTTAGAAAATCCACCTTATGAATATCAAAATTTGATAGCTGTCCGCACGGAAGATAAGAACAAACAGTTTGTAAAAGATTTAATAGAAACGTATAAATCTGAAAATTTCCAAAACTTAATCGAAACGGATCCTGAATTCAAAGGATTTTGGATGCCAACTTATTTTAAAAAATAA
- a CDS encoding LLM class flavin-dependent oxidoreductase: MKFVIWGANLSGGFLRANVDQAQDAGIEYNEKLATLADHLGVDSILYPIRYVGNIGGTGSNTGQLDPLSIITAIATKTERIHLIAAVLPGFIHPATLAKIGATIDIISKGRFHINLVSGWFKAEQEMFGIEWIKHEERYRRSEEYLKVLKGLWTEDEFQFEGNFYNIQKGTLNPKPLQKPYPPIYQGGNSQESQIIAGTLSDYYFMNGAPLSELKEQIAAVQQYAANHQRYIKFAVAAFVIARPTEEEAQKEYEYILNNADQSAITHFKQRKETKGMWKNATTISDYVANNEGFRTGLIGSYEQVAQRLKELEAIGIEKVLVAFRHPTDELPTFFEHVVPKVNNDILLPNTK; this comes from the coding sequence ATGAAATTTGTTATTTGGGGAGCGAATTTATCAGGTGGCTTTTTAAGAGCCAATGTAGATCAAGCACAAGATGCAGGCATTGAATATAATGAAAAACTAGCAACATTAGCAGACCATTTAGGTGTGGATTCTATTTTATATCCAATTCGTTACGTAGGAAATATCGGAGGAACCGGCTCCAATACAGGTCAATTGGATCCTTTATCCATCATTACCGCTATCGCAACAAAAACCGAACGAATTCATTTAATTGCAGCGGTCTTACCAGGCTTCATCCATCCAGCTACACTGGCAAAGATTGGTGCTACAATTGATATTATTTCAAAAGGACGTTTCCATATCAATCTTGTCAGTGGCTGGTTTAAAGCCGAACAAGAAATGTTTGGTATTGAATGGATCAAACATGAGGAACGATATAGAAGATCTGAAGAATATTTAAAGGTTTTAAAAGGATTGTGGACAGAGGATGAATTTCAATTTGAAGGTAATTTTTACAACATTCAAAAAGGTACTTTAAATCCAAAACCACTTCAAAAGCCTTATCCGCCTATTTATCAAGGAGGTAACTCTCAAGAATCCCAAATAATAGCAGGTACATTATCTGATTATTATTTCATGAATGGTGCACCTCTTTCAGAATTGAAAGAGCAAATTGCTGCGGTTCAACAATATGCAGCTAATCATCAACGATACATTAAATTTGCTGTGGCTGCATTTGTCATTGCCCGTCCGACAGAAGAAGAAGCTCAAAAAGAATACGAATATATTTTAAATAATGCAGATCAATCAGCAATTACTCATTTTAAACAAAGGAAAGAGACAAAAGGTATGTGGAAAAATGCTACGACAATTAGCGATTATGTTGCAAATAATGAAGGGTTTCGCACAGGATTAATCGGCAGCTATGAACAAGTAGCTCAAAGATTAAAGGAATTAGAAGCCATAGGCATCGAAAAAGTATTAGTTGCTTTTCGTCATCCGACAGATGAATTACCGACATTTTTTGAGCATGTCGTTCCAAAAGTGAACAACGATATTTTACTCCCTAATACCAAGTAA
- a CDS encoding 4-hydroxyphenylacetate 3-hydroxylase N-terminal domain-containing protein has protein sequence MNTKQPYSQRIVDHRNVWINGSKVDNISEHKAFKGTIQTIEHLLSLQHGTKKEDLTYVTEEGENAHLSFLVPTTLEELERKNRAYKLWADETFGIMSRLSEYSRVLFAGWYGNRRHLNTIVPGIHEKLEQFYTRSRNLDYLSTIASQDIQKNRGKSLLEKEQGQLRIISKNTEGVIVRGAKTIATAAPYVDEYIISSFHKRGEDEEQLANIFFIPAALEGLHIVCRPSFASLASEDQPLSARYDEMDAVLIFDDVLIHWENVLVYEDPEAAWKLQKDIPANLLSQHQTVVRLISKLETVASVALALGKTADTIVFSHVKGKLSELFVQIETIKSLLQAAEQTATLHHDILLPNGRFLTAARNLGTRYYPRGIEIIQQIGASGLLQVPSTIEELKGPIGDLILPYFTGTTTSAYDRTRLIKLAWDLIGSPLAARHELYERFYSGDPVRTYAAHYNQYPDKQQLVKFAYQLI, from the coding sequence ATGAACACGAAACAACCATATAGCCAACGAATAGTTGATCATCGAAATGTTTGGATTAATGGCAGTAAAGTAGACAATATTTCGGAACATAAGGCGTTCAAAGGAACCATTCAAACCATCGAACATTTACTATCCTTACAGCATGGAACCAAAAAAGAGGACTTAACGTATGTCACTGAAGAAGGCGAAAATGCTCATTTATCATTTTTGGTCCCTACTACTTTGGAAGAATTAGAACGAAAAAATCGTGCTTACAAGTTATGGGCAGACGAAACCTTTGGAATCATGAGTCGGCTTTCAGAATATTCAAGAGTGTTGTTTGCTGGATGGTATGGAAATCGTCGCCATTTAAATACAATCGTTCCAGGGATACATGAAAAATTAGAGCAGTTCTATACACGATCAAGAAATCTAGATTACTTGTCTACAATAGCTTCACAAGACATTCAAAAAAATCGTGGAAAATCTCTATTAGAAAAAGAGCAAGGGCAATTACGAATCATCTCGAAAAATACTGAAGGCGTTATTGTTCGTGGTGCCAAAACCATTGCAACTGCTGCACCTTATGTAGATGAATATATTATCTCTTCCTTTCATAAAAGAGGCGAAGATGAAGAACAATTGGCCAATATTTTCTTTATTCCTGCGGCATTAGAAGGATTACACATTGTATGTCGTCCATCTTTTGCAAGTCTAGCTTCAGAAGATCAACCTTTAAGCGCTCGTTATGATGAAATGGATGCTGTTCTTATTTTTGATGATGTTCTCATCCATTGGGAAAATGTCTTAGTGTATGAAGATCCTGAAGCTGCATGGAAATTACAAAAAGATATTCCCGCAAACTTATTAAGTCAACATCAAACCGTTGTACGCCTTATTAGCAAATTAGAAACAGTCGCTTCCGTTGCTTTGGCACTTGGAAAAACGGCCGATACAATCGTTTTTTCACATGTTAAAGGAAAATTATCTGAATTATTTGTTCAAATTGAAACGATTAAGAGCTTATTACAAGCAGCGGAACAAACAGCAACACTCCATCATGATATTTTACTACCGAATGGCCGGTTTTTAACGGCTGCTCGCAATCTCGGTACGCGTTACTACCCAAGAGGAATTGAAATTATTCAACAAATTGGAGCAAGCGGATTATTACAAGTTCCTTCAACAATTGAAGAACTAAAGGGACCCATTGGCGATTTAATCCTCCCCTATTTTACGGGTACTACGACCAGTGCATATGATCGAACACGTTTAATTAAACTGGCATGGGATTTAATAGGAAGTCCACTTGCAGCAAGACACGAGTTATATGAACGTTTTTATTCTGGAGATCCAGTTCGCACTTATGCAGCCCATTACAATCAATATCCCGATAAACAGCAATTAGTAAAATTTGCTTATCAATTAATCTAA
- a CDS encoding glycerophosphodiester phosphodiesterase family protein → MGIFTISVIKMLSFSTVQANRSIMVIAHRGANDKAPEETMPAYKIAVQEKANYIEMDLRETKDNQLVLMHDPTIDRTTNGKGEVNQYRLQELKKFDAGSWFNQKYKNERIITLEELINHFGSKTNYFIETRLVDHKLKMEKTLVEILNRKGLIQKHKVIIESFSAMSLKRIHDINDNIPLVQLILCKNQKDITAEKINQWKKYAIGIGLSSDLVNQSLINNLHQNHLKVYPFFFNTQTELAEQKRVIKDGADGVFTNHINDTQSLLK, encoded by the coding sequence ATGGGTATATTTACAATAAGTGTTATTAAGATGTTATCCTTTTCTACAGTCCAAGCAAATAGGTCGATCATGGTGATTGCACATAGAGGGGCGAATGACAAGGCTCCCGAGGAAACAATGCCAGCATATAAAATAGCAGTTCAAGAAAAAGCGAATTATATCGAAATGGATTTAAGGGAAACAAAAGATAATCAGTTAGTTCTAATGCATGATCCAACAATAGATCGAACAACAAATGGCAAGGGAGAGGTCAATCAATATCGTTTACAGGAGCTCAAAAAGTTTGATGCTGGAAGTTGGTTCAACCAAAAATACAAAAACGAAAGAATTATTACGCTTGAAGAGCTGATTAATCACTTTGGTTCAAAAACAAATTATTTCATAGAAACTCGACTAGTCGATCATAAGCTGAAGATGGAAAAGACATTAGTTGAAATATTAAATAGGAAAGGACTTATTCAAAAACACAAAGTAATCATTGAATCTTTTTCAGCTATGAGTCTAAAGAGAATTCATGACATCAATGATAATATTCCCCTTGTGCAATTAATACTTTGTAAGAATCAAAAGGATATAACAGCAGAAAAGATAAATCAGTGGAAAAAATACGCAATCGGAATTGGCCTAAGTTCAGATTTGGTGAATCAATCATTGATCAATAACCTTCATCAAAATCACTTAAAAGTTTATCCATTCTTTTTTAATACGCAGACAGAACTAGCTGAGCAAAAAAGAGTCATAAAAGACGGAGCAGATGGTGTATTTACAAATCATATAAACGATACGCAGTCATTATTGAAATGA
- a CDS encoding methionine ABC transporter ATP-binding protein: protein MIELRNVSKKFKTKEKEFHAVHPTNLSIRKGEVYGIIGYSGAGKSTLLRLFNLIEKPTTGEVLFKGENLLTLKASELQKRRHSIGMIFQHFNLLLNKTVYGNIEFALKTAKTPKSLRKEKIEHVLEIVGLSDKIDHYPSQLSGGQKQRVAIARALVLNPEVLLCDEPTSALDPQTTNNILHFLKEINKELGVTLIIVTHEMEVVNTICSRVAVMENGIIQEELQLQNKQDYAHTNIGQLLLQNRYGELVEDSIELEINGGVVHV from the coding sequence ATGATTGAGCTTCGAAATGTTAGTAAAAAGTTTAAAACAAAAGAAAAAGAATTTCATGCAGTCCACCCTACTAATCTTTCAATTCGTAAGGGGGAAGTTTACGGCATTATTGGCTATAGTGGTGCAGGAAAATCAACATTATTACGGTTATTCAATTTAATTGAAAAGCCAACAACTGGAGAAGTGTTGTTTAAGGGAGAAAATTTACTAACGCTAAAAGCCAGTGAATTGCAAAAACGCCGTCACTCAATCGGTATGATTTTTCAACATTTTAACTTATTACTGAATAAAACCGTATACGGCAACATCGAATTTGCTTTAAAAACTGCCAAAACTCCAAAATCGCTAAGAAAAGAAAAAATCGAGCATGTCTTAGAGATTGTCGGACTCTCAGACAAAATCGATCATTATCCATCTCAATTGAGTGGTGGTCAGAAACAACGTGTAGCCATTGCACGTGCTTTAGTATTAAATCCAGAAGTATTACTTTGTGATGAACCGACCTCTGCTTTGGACCCACAGACAACAAACAATATTTTGCATTTTTTAAAAGAAATCAATAAAGAACTGGGCGTGACATTAATTATTGTGACGCATGAAATGGAAGTGGTAAACACCATTTGCAGTCGCGTAGCAGTAATGGAAAATGGCATCATTCAAGAAGAACTACAATTACAAAATAAGCAAGATTATGCACATACGAATATTGGTCAATTATTATTACAAAATCGATACGGTGAATTAGTAGAAGATTCAATAGAACTTGAAATCAACGGAGGTGTTGTACATGTTTAA
- a CDS encoding HsmA family protein, with amino-acid sequence MGSILLLSIITITLALIFYTWGVFNEKRSGTIKKSHIFSFVFGIIFDTIGTTTMGTIAETTGGSKLGLHQIAGAAAIVLMAIHLIWAIYVYRKGTENAKHQFHKFSIGVWALWLISYLLGAFLGITR; translated from the coding sequence ATGGGTAGTATATTACTTTTATCAATCATTACCATTACTCTTGCACTGATTTTCTACACATGGGGTGTATTTAACGAAAAACGTTCAGGAACCATTAAAAAGAGTCACATTTTCAGTTTTGTATTTGGTATTATATTCGATACAATTGGGACAACTACAATGGGAACTATTGCCGAAACGACCGGCGGATCAAAATTAGGTCTACACCAAATAGCAGGCGCTGCAGCTATTGTTTTAATGGCTATCCATCTTATTTGGGCAATTTACGTCTATCGAAAAGGAACTGAAAATGCCAAACATCAATTCCACAAATTCAGCATAGGTGTATGGGCTTTATGGCTTATCTCTTATTTGTTAGGTGCTTTTTTAGGTATTACACGCTAA
- a CDS encoding methionine ABC transporter permease, with product MFNNIISLIPEIYESIGQTFLMVSLSVSAAIVIGTPLGVFVYLTEAGSIQANLIINRILNYTINLIRSFPFIILLVVLIPFTRFLLGTSVGPLAASVSLSIAAIPYFARLVEQALKDVPVGTIEAAVAIGAPKRLIIKDVLLNEARSGLVLALTVTAISFISYSAVAGIIGGGGIGDLAIRYGYYRFQTDVMIAMVILLIIIVQSVQFIGNLTAKRLDHRH from the coding sequence ATGTTTAATAACATCATTTCTTTAATTCCAGAGATTTATGAAAGTATTGGTCAAACATTTTTGATGGTTTCTTTATCAGTATCCGCCGCTATCGTGATTGGTACCCCATTAGGCGTTTTTGTGTATTTAACAGAAGCTGGCTCTATTCAAGCAAACCTGATTATCAATCGAATTTTAAATTATACGATTAATCTAATTCGCTCTTTTCCCTTCATTATTTTATTGGTTGTATTAATACCATTTACAAGATTTTTACTTGGAACATCCGTTGGACCACTGGCAGCATCTGTTTCTCTCTCAATTGCGGCCATCCCTTATTTTGCCCGATTAGTTGAGCAGGCTTTAAAAGATGTCCCTGTGGGAACAATTGAAGCTGCTGTTGCTATTGGAGCTCCAAAGCGTTTAATCATTAAAGATGTCTTGTTAAATGAGGCTCGTTCAGGTTTAGTATTAGCTCTTACAGTAACAGCTATTAGCTTCATCTCCTATTCGGCAGTTGCAGGAATTATTGGTGGAGGTGGAATCGGTGATTTAGCGATTCGCTATGGATACTATCGTTTCCAAACGGATGTTATGATTGCCATGGTTATTTTATTGATTATTATTGTTCAAAGCGTTCAGTTTATAGGTAACTTAACAGCAAAAAGATTGGATCATCGCCATTAA
- a CDS encoding acyl-CoA dehydrogenase family protein has product MVNLSSTNSEKTIDLNSEYFKRIVLEIKEDAEKRRQSKERLHPYKALQLVKEAKLGALRLPIEAGGAGISIRELFEVIIQLAAADSDLTHALRSHFIFVEDTLAAPPSLERTRRLQFIANGELVGNATTEISNKPQGSKQYETTLIRQGDHFLLNGTKYFTTGTLYADWVSVIAAGENKNVHVSVIPTNREGIEIMDDWDGFGQQLTASGTTKFTNVIVKENEAIQLEKEKLSYVTIRQLFLQGVIAGITQQIVEDSIKVIKGRKRTFTHASIDTPTQDPQLLQTVGEIDAIAFSLKTLVLQAADLLDHTLLSTNSVEQKEYYEHEAALRSAQVKIIGERLALQAATQIFDTGGASATRQSAQLDRHWRNIRTIASHNPASYKAKDIGNYLVNQKTLPINGYY; this is encoded by the coding sequence ATGGTTAATCTCTCATCAACAAATTCGGAAAAAACAATCGATTTAAATTCTGAATATTTCAAAAGAATAGTATTAGAGATAAAGGAAGATGCTGAAAAGCGCCGCCAATCCAAAGAACGTTTACATCCCTATAAAGCCTTACAATTAGTAAAGGAAGCAAAATTAGGTGCTCTTCGACTTCCAATTGAAGCAGGAGGAGCTGGAATATCCATTCGCGAACTTTTTGAGGTCATCATTCAATTAGCAGCTGCCGATTCTGATTTAACACATGCCTTACGATCTCATTTTATTTTTGTGGAGGATACGTTAGCAGCTCCACCTAGTCTAGAAAGAACAAGAAGACTACAGTTCATTGCAAATGGCGAACTTGTCGGAAATGCAACAACCGAAATTTCAAATAAGCCACAAGGAAGTAAGCAATATGAAACCACGCTCATTCGGCAAGGAGATCATTTTCTTTTAAATGGAACAAAATATTTTACGACCGGTACACTTTATGCTGATTGGGTATCAGTGATTGCAGCAGGCGAAAACAAAAATGTCCATGTTAGCGTCATTCCAACAAACCGGGAAGGCATTGAAATAATGGATGATTGGGATGGTTTTGGTCAACAATTAACCGCTAGTGGAACCACCAAGTTTACAAATGTTATCGTTAAGGAAAATGAAGCCATTCAATTAGAAAAAGAAAAGTTATCTTATGTTACCATTCGTCAGCTCTTCTTACAGGGAGTAATTGCGGGAATTACACAACAAATCGTTGAGGACAGCATCAAAGTAATCAAAGGACGAAAACGAACTTTTACACATGCATCTATTGATACACCTACTCAAGATCCACAGTTATTACAAACAGTTGGTGAAATTGACGCAATTGCTTTTTCCTTAAAAACTTTGGTGTTACAGGCAGCAGACTTATTAGATCACACATTGCTCAGTACAAATAGCGTAGAACAAAAAGAATATTATGAACATGAAGCAGCTCTTCGGTCAGCTCAAGTAAAAATAATAGGCGAACGACTTGCTTTACAAGCAGCTACCCAAATTTTTGATACGGGAGGTGCTTCTGCAACAAGACAATCCGCTCAATTAGATCGTCATTGGCGAAATATACGGACAATCGCCTCTCATAACCCAGCTTCATATAAAGCAAAGGATATTGGAAATTATCTTGTCAATCAGAAAACTCTACCGATAAATGGTTATTATTAA
- a CDS encoding LLM class flavin-dependent oxidoreductase produces the protein MTNPHFYWFAPTNGDGEFLGLKEAERNPTADYLVKVAQTAEDAGFEGILIPTGIPYLDSWMVGSAIIHRTKNIKPLVAFRPGFISPTVASKLAATFDQFAHGRLLINVVTGGSAKELGQDGDFVDHQTRYERTEEFLDVIKKSWHHHPFDHKGEFFNIEQGTLMPSLYQQDGIPIYFGGSSDIAKEIAAKSADVYLQWGEPVLKIQEQIEDVKKRATKYNRSLEFGIRIHVVVRETEEEAWEAAHHIISQVDQSVQTKMTGVFSESDSVAQKRMTEITQQGDRFDKYSWSGIGKIRKGAGTAIVGTPEQVQEALQDYIKVGVQHFILSGFPHIEEAERFGKLVLPKFNAVSIQQS, from the coding sequence ATGACAAATCCACATTTTTACTGGTTTGCACCTACCAATGGAGACGGTGAATTTTTAGGTTTAAAAGAGGCAGAAAGAAACCCAACAGCAGACTATTTAGTAAAGGTTGCTCAAACTGCTGAAGATGCCGGTTTTGAAGGGATTTTAATACCAACTGGCATACCTTATTTAGATTCATGGATGGTTGGATCTGCTATTATTCATCGTACAAAGAATATTAAACCTCTTGTTGCATTTCGTCCGGGATTTATTTCTCCAACTGTTGCTTCCAAGTTGGCAGCTACTTTCGATCAATTTGCCCACGGTCGCCTACTTATAAATGTCGTAACAGGCGGATCTGCAAAGGAATTAGGGCAAGACGGAGACTTTGTAGATCACCAAACACGTTATGAACGTACCGAAGAATTTTTGGATGTTATCAAAAAATCTTGGCATCATCATCCATTTGATCATAAAGGTGAATTTTTCAATATCGAGCAAGGTACATTAATGCCTTCCCTATACCAACAAGATGGGATTCCGATTTATTTTGGTGGCTCATCAGATATTGCAAAAGAAATCGCAGCAAAGTCAGCAGATGTATATCTACAATGGGGAGAACCCGTATTAAAAATTCAAGAACAAATAGAGGATGTAAAAAAACGTGCGACCAAATATAATCGTTCTTTAGAATTTGGCATACGCATTCATGTGGTTGTTCGAGAAACGGAAGAAGAAGCTTGGGAAGCTGCCCATCACATTATTAGCCAAGTTGATCAGTCTGTCCAAACTAAAATGACAGGTGTCTTTTCAGAATCCGATTCTGTTGCTCAAAAAAGAATGACGGAAATTACTCAACAAGGAGATCGTTTTGATAAATACTCTTGGTCAGGGATTGGAAAAATACGAAAAGGCGCAGGAACAGCGATTGTCGGAACACCTGAACAGGTTCAAGAAGCTTTACAGGATTATATAAAAGTGGGCGTTCAACACTTTATATTATCTGGATTTCCACACATAGAAGAAGCCGAACGATTTGGTAAATTAGTTTTACCAAAGTTTAATGCTGTATCGATTCAACAATCATAA